A window of the Cystobacter fuscus genome harbors these coding sequences:
- a CDS encoding glycerate kinase yields the protein MSRWLVAPQEFKGTLTATEAATALAEGLRQGAPGVELDVAPLADGGPGTVDALLTGVGGERVSRTVTGPLGQPVRATYGLLDGGRTAVIEMAAASGLSLLAAGERDARRASTTGTGELMRDALERGCQRLILGLGGSATTDGGSGALTALGWRFLDASDVPLPLGGAALQRLARVDASGAHPRLAEVELLVATDVTSPLLGSDGAARLFGPQKGADAAAVEELEAALARFAEVLSPGLAQTPGGGAAGGFGYGLVALARGRIVSGYTLVARTLRLSERLAAARAVLTGEGRFDRQTALGKGPGALAKEARALGRHTVMFAGQVTPDASAEGSPFDEVIDLSASKDSETSAAESLRQAGARWAAHNLQGV from the coding sequence ATGAGCCGCTGGCTCGTCGCCCCGCAGGAGTTCAAGGGCACCCTCACGGCCACCGAGGCGGCCACCGCCCTCGCCGAGGGGCTGCGCCAGGGCGCGCCCGGGGTGGAGCTGGACGTGGCGCCGCTCGCGGATGGAGGGCCCGGCACCGTGGACGCGCTCCTCACCGGCGTGGGCGGCGAGCGAGTGAGCCGCACCGTCACCGGACCCCTCGGCCAGCCCGTGCGGGCCACCTATGGCCTGCTGGACGGGGGACGCACCGCCGTCATCGAGATGGCCGCCGCCTCGGGCCTGTCGCTGCTCGCCGCCGGGGAGCGGGACGCGCGGCGCGCCTCCACCACGGGGACGGGCGAGTTGATGCGGGACGCACTGGAGCGGGGCTGCCAGCGGCTCATCCTCGGCCTCGGGGGAAGCGCCACCACCGATGGAGGCAGCGGAGCACTCACGGCGCTCGGCTGGCGCTTCCTCGACGCGAGTGACGTTCCCCTCCCCCTGGGAGGCGCGGCGCTCCAACGGCTCGCCCGCGTGGACGCGAGCGGCGCCCATCCCCGGCTCGCCGAGGTGGAGTTGCTCGTGGCCACGGACGTCACCTCGCCGCTGCTGGGATCGGATGGGGCCGCGCGCCTCTTCGGCCCCCAGAAGGGAGCGGACGCGGCGGCCGTGGAGGAGCTGGAAGCGGCCCTGGCCCGTTTCGCCGAGGTCCTCTCGCCCGGCCTCGCCCAGACACCGGGTGGCGGCGCGGCGGGAGGGTTCGGCTATGGCCTGGTGGCGCTGGCGCGGGGGAGGATCGTCTCCGGGTACACGCTGGTGGCCCGGACGCTGCGGTTGTCCGAGCGGCTCGCCGCCGCGCGAGCCGTGCTCACCGGGGAGGGCCGCTTCGACCGGCAGACGGCGCTCGGCAAGGGCCCGGGAGCCCTGGCGAAGGAGGCCCGGGCGCTCGGCCGGCACACGGTGATGTTCGCGGGCCAGGTCACTCCGGACGCGAGCGCGGAGGGCTCTCCGTTCGACGAGGTCATCGACCTCTCCGCGAGCAAGGACTCCGAGACCTCCGCCGCCGAGTCCCTGCGCCAGGCCGGCGCGAGATGGGCCGCCCACAACCTTCAGGGGGTGTAG